One segment of Triticum aestivum cultivar Chinese Spring chromosome 2A, IWGSC CS RefSeq v2.1, whole genome shotgun sequence DNA contains the following:
- the LOC123187590 gene encoding inactive beta-amylase 9, whose translation MDALQTQHAAAAASPAARRLRGGGAAPGRVEFGRPRRRGSARDVLSVAGPGRFSGQAAGAVGGGGSKNSLEVEDVGAVRLFVGLPINSVTDGATVNSARGIEAGMRAVKLLGVDGVELQVFWSVVQPESPDKFSWAGYRAVADMARDEGLSLRVSLRIHGSPGGSVPKLPSWVGAAAAKDRDILFTDGAGGRHEDCLSFAVDELPVLAGMSPLQRYEAFFRSFVDAFDDLFESTITDVTVGLGPNGELRYPSYPPGSDVTQFIGVGEFQCYDKYMLSQLKQHAEALGNPLWGLSGPHDAPGYNESPDSSEFFRDHGSWDSPYGDFFLSWYAGKLLSHGDRVLGMASRVFGSKPVELSAKVPFMHWWHGAASRPAEAVAGFYKSNKKNGYSPVAKVFAQHGCTMVVPGMDVCMNKQQRNTGSSPDKLLVQIKNACRRHGARIAGENASLVMTHTSSFSRIKSNIVTVERMRPSFFTYRRMGAEFFSPEHWPPFMEFVRTVVCGEWDEDDEMAASVSTYDELPQPV comes from the exons ATGGATGCCCTGCAGACGCAACACGCCGCCGCGGCagcgtcgccggcggcgaggcgcctTCGAGGAGGAGGAGCTGCGCCGGGGAGGGTGGAGTTCGGACGGCCGCGGCGCCGCGGCAGCGCGAGGGACGTCCTGAGCGTCGCCGGGCCCGGCCGCTTCTCCGGCCAGGCCGCCggcgccgtcggcggcggcggcagcaagaACAGCCtcgag GTGGAGGACGTGGGCGCGGTGCGGCTGTTCGTGGGCCTGCCGATCAACTCGGTGACGGACGGCGCGACGGTGAACAGCGCCAGGGGCATCGAGGCCGGGATGCGCGCCGTGAAGCTGCTGGGCGTGGACGGCGTGGAGCTGCAGGTGTTCTGGTCCGTGGTGCAGCCGGAGTCGCCGGACAAGTTCTCGTGGGCCGGGTACCGCGCCGTGGCCGACATGGCCCGCGACGAGGGCCTCAGCCTCCGCGTCTCCCTCCGCATCCACGGCTCGCCGGGCGGCAGCGTCCCCAAGCTCCCGTCCTgggtcggcgccgccgccgccaaggaccGCGACATCCTCTTCACCGACGGCGCCGGCGGCCGCCACGAGGACTGCCTCTCCTTCGCCGTCGACGAGCTCCCCGTGCTCGCCGGCATGTCCCCCCTCCAGCGCTACGAGGCCTTCTTCCGCAGCTTCGTCGACGCCTTCGACGACCTCTTCGAGTCCACCATCACG GACGTGACGGTGGGGCTGGGGCCGAACGGCGAGCTCCGGTACCCGTCGTACCCGCCGGGGAGCGACGTGACGCAGTTCATCGGCGTGGGCGAGTTCCAGTGCTACGACAAGTACATGCTGTCGCAGCTGAAGCAGCACGCGGAGGCGCTGGGCAACCCGCTGTGGGGCCTCTCCGGCCCGCACGACGCGCCGGGGTACAACGAGTCTCCGGACTCGAGCGAGTTCTTCCGCGACCACGGCTCGTGGGACAGCCCCTACGGCGACTTCTTCCTCTCCTGGTACGCCGGGAAGCTCCTCAGCCACGGCGACCGCGTGCTCGGCATGGCGAGCCGCGTCTTCGGCAGCAAGCCGGTGGAGCTGTCGGCCAAGGTGCCGTTCATGCACTGGTGGCACGGCGCGGCGTCGCGgccggcggaggcggtggcggggTTCTACAAGAGCAACAAGAAGAACGGGTACAGCCCGGTGGCCAAGGTGTTCGCGCAGCACGGGTGCACCATGGTGGTGCCCGGCATGGACGTGTGCATGAACAAGCAGCAGCGGAACACGGGGTCCAGCCCGGACAAGCTGCTGGTGCAGATCAAGAACGCCTGCCGGCGGCACGGCGCGCGCATCGCCGGCGAGAACGCGTCGCTGGTGATGACGCACACCAGCAGCTTCTCGCGGATCAAGAGCAACATCGTCACCGTGGAGCGGATGCGGCCGTCCTTCTTCACCTACAGGCGGATGGGGGCCGAGTTCTTCTCGCCGGAGCACTGGCCGCCCTTCATGGAGTTCGTGCGCACCGTCGTCTGCGGCGAGTGGGACGAGGACGACGAGATGGCCGCCTCCGTCTCCACCTACGACGAGCTGCCGCAG